ATCTCGTTTGAGTTGTAATTTCGTTTgtatgtgattccgcttgagtcaTATTTAAGCGGAATTAGGTTGGGCTATATATAGGAGTGATTCCGGTTCAATTGAAACGGAATTAAGAAGGttgtttccgacggcgaagctctgtcgaagtgtctgcAGATCTGTAATCGTATCAGAATCAATATAAAAGACAGTTTAAGTGTATATCTAGCTGAATTCAACTCatcatgtctgtttccgcctttcattttgagtagaacacctctgatcAACTCGTTTCGGGTCCGcactgtaacgccccaaaaatgttagcaagaaaataaatatacaaaataaataaagaatGTAGCTTGGTTAATGAAACATGACCAAATGGTAGCTAATTAAGTGATAAAGTCTAACTTAAAACATATTATCAAAATAGGAGGACTAAAGTGCAAATATTAAACAAATAGGGATTTAATtagtaaaggaaaagaaaaacaCCATGTCTGGTGTTGGGATCGATCGAACAAGGGCAGGGAGAGGGTGAATAACCCTAAACTCAAGAAATCAAGAATTGAAGCTAAAATCTCAAGGAAAATTCGATGCATGAGCCCTTCTTTGCGAAAAtctaaccctaattattgaagTGGTAAGTCTAATTTGCTAAAGTGAAAACCCACTTTGTAAAGATTATGTTACTAATAGGAGGTTCATAAGGGATATGATCATGTTTTCGTTGATATATGAAATTGTTGTGATGCTTGAATGCAAGATAAACTGAATTTAGAATGGGAATTATGTGAATTTAGAGGAAGGTGATTTTTGTGTGGTGATAAGCTAGTAGGAACATGCTTAATAGACTTGTACCTTGAATCTTAAATGTGATGcctaccaagtgtttgatgaaatgcataAAAGATGAATGTATATGAAAATAGTAAAAAGAATTGATAAACTAAGTGAAAGAATGAATGTTCTAATGTAGGCGTGAAAGAAGAAGGTACAAGCACTAAGCAAGCGGAAGGAGCACGAGATCGAGGTATGTTTCGTTTTATACAAATCTTTATTATATTTcccatttatattaaatttaatgtAAAGCTATCCTTGTATAACGAACATGGCAATGTAGTAAGTAAGCGACAAATCCCTTATGGATTTGGGTATGTTAACGAAAGTAATGTTGAGTTGTGCTAAACCCAATTCTATGGGTCGAAcggtatgcttaactctctacgagAATGTTTCTGCTAAACCCAATTTCACGGGTTAATGTGTATGCctaactctctacgagagtgtctATGCTAAACCCAATTCTATGGGTCGAAcggtatgcttaactctctacgagagtgtttatgctaagcccaattacacgggtcgaatgtgtatgtcaaactctctacgagagtggttATGCCTAACCCAATTATTGGGTTGTTGTATGCTTAAGAGTAAGAAGGTTTTATATGGACAAAGCTAAAATGAAAGTTTATGATTTTCTATGAAGATAACTAACTTTTTAAATTGTGAATGTTAATGTAGGTAAAGCACCTCTATAGGCGATATGGAGATATGGAACGAGCACATGTTTAAGCCTTATAATACCAAGCGCTTTCGCAACTCATATGCATGCTTTTTGGGTTCTTGTTTTGTTACTTGGTTAAACTTTGTTAAATCGTTTTAGGTCCGAAAACTAGTTATTTTCGTTGGTATGATTTTATGTAAAATGGGTCGTATGTAAACGTTGTATGTTGTGTCAAAACAGGGGGTATGTCCGTTTTgcaaacgggtcatgcccaaattttgtaaaaatttcctTAAGTATTAATGTGGTATTTTAATTGTTCCGaaaaatcttgtttatataagtaaactattgttttagaaaaagcggtccttacaagttggtatcagagccaagggtTGAGAGATTCGGCAAGGGTCTTAGTGTCCGAACTCAAACCAATGGCTCGTGCAAATGTGCTCGCTCCAAGATCGCCAGGGAGGTAAAATTTTTAAACGTTTGTTTAATATGTTCATGTATTATGCGCTACGGTTAAAGAATTAAGGTTTATTATGTTGAGAAATGTTAAGAGGGGTTAAATGAGAAATACCGGGACCCGGGAAGCTGAAAACAGACCCGGAAAACAGTCGGAACAGCCAAGAAACTGAACTGCAGCGAATTAGCAAACGgctggccgtcgccgacggccagaCACCCGTCGCCGACGCTATACCTGCACCCGACGCCTTAACACCCTGCCGACGGGTGATTTTGTCCGACGGCCATTATacgaacccgtcgccgacgggcacatagccgtcgccgacggcttacCCAATACCGAAACGCTGAATTGTTTGTTTTTCATGTTTGGTGTTACCGGTTTGTTCGAAAGCTTATTTCTTGGCTACGTTGTGTCCATATAAGGTTTAACAAGTGTGTGTAATCGCTATTAGCGAACACAACGAGAATGGATTCGTAAGAATCAaaagaaatgaagcaaatgagATGAAATGGATTAAATGAATGATGATTAATGATTAAAGATATGCTGAATGATTAAATTGTATTAAACGAAATATTAACATTGTGTAGATGGCTGATGCAAGAAATATTAACgatgataatgatgataacaaTGATGTGGCTAGACAAGAAGCATTCGAGAACAAAGTTACAGAAGTAGCGGAAGGGGTTATACAAGCCAATCTTCCACGGTTGGCTCAAGAAGTAGAAAGCCAAGTTCTGGGGGTTGTGGATGCTATGATGACTAGTAAGTTCGAAGAGTTGAAGGAATTAATCGAAGGATCCAAGAGTAGGGGTAAGGAAAGAAGGTGTACTTATAAGGATTTTATGGCATGCCATCCGACGACGTATGACGGTAAAATAGATCCTGTTGAATGTCAAAGATGGATCTCGAACATAGAGGCGGTCTTTATACGAAGTCGGTGTGATaaggaggatcaagtgatgttcgCTACCGGTTTACTAACCCATCAGGCGAAGGATTGGTGGGATGCTCACAGCAAGGAGGTAGGCGAAGACAGACTGCAAGTTATGACTTGGCAGGAGTTTAAGGGGCCCTTCATGAGATATCATTGTCCTCAGTCGGCTATCGACAAGATTCAGGAGGATTTCTTACGTCTCCGGCAGAAAAACGAATCAGTCAATGAAATAGCAAACAattttatggataagatgaagttctgtggAGAATTGGTAACAACCGAGAGGATGAAGATAAGTCGTTTTTATGGCGTGTTAAAGGCAGAAGTTAGAGAGTTCATCACTCCCTCAAAATGTGAAACTCTTGAAGAGCTCATTGATTTAGCGCGGGATAGAGAGATCGAAATTAAAAGGCAAGAGGAGCGAGGTGAAAAGAGGCCGAGTGAAAAAGGAGCAAGTTTTAGTCCGTCCAAAAAGGGGAAGTTTCAGGATCAAGGAAGAAAGGGTAAGACGAAAGGTGGGATTACACCATGCAAGACGTGTGGAAAGCTCCATACCGGAGAATGTTTGCTAGGTAAGAAGGGGTGCTTTAAATGCGGTAAGGAGGGGCATTCGTCCTATCAATGCCCGGACAACCCAAAGACTTGTTTCAACTGTTtcgaaaaagggcatatcaagtcGGAATGTCCAAAGCTTCAACAAGGgtcaaagaaagaagaaaagaagcaAGAGGGTTCTAGGGCAAAAGGGAGAATGTTTCAGATCACGTCTGAAGAAGCCAAGTCCCAGCcaaatgtggtctcaggtatttTTCTAATAAATTCTATACCGGTCTACGTTTTGTTTGACACCGGAGCTACCATGTCGTTTATCTCTAGTGAAATTGTTCAACATCCATCCTTTAAGATCGAACGAATGTcgatgcccttagaagtagagatagcagATAGTAAAAATTACTTGTTGCACGAAATATGTAAAAATTGCAAATTgaccattgaggatgaggagtttGCTATTGATCTTATCCCCATGATCTTGGGGGAATTCAAAgtaatagtgggtatggattggatgTCCCAAAACCATGCAGAGATAAAATGTGAAACCAAATCTATACTTCTCCAAACTCCAAGTGGAAGACGATTAAATGTGCAAGGCGAAAGAAAGATGGAAGCGAAGCTATGTACTCTCGTTCAAGCCACTAAGTACGTGCTCAATGGGGGTAGAGCATACTTAGCTTACGTAGTAAATACTCAACAAAGCTTCCCAAAGCTTGAAGATGTAGAAGTTGTGAACGAATTCccggatgtattcccagaagaattgTCGGGACTCCCTCCCGAGCGAGAAGTGGAATTCAATATCGAATTGAATCCGGGTGCGAAACCGGTCGCGAAGGCTCCCTATAGATTAGCTCCCACGGAAATGCGGGAATTAATGACACAAATACAAGACCTCCTAGATAAGGGCTTTATACGCCCaagtgtgtcgccttggggagcgcccgtcttatttgttaagaagaaagactggtcgatgcgcatgtgcatcgactatagggagttaaATAAGCTAACcataaagaaccgctaccctttacctagaattgacgacCTTTTCGATCTgttacaaggggcgagttggttctccaagatagatctgcgatcggggtaccatcaggttagagtacgagaagaagacattccaaagaccgcatttagaacccattatggacattatgagtttttaGTAATGTCTTTCGGGTTAACTAATGCGCCGGCGgcatttatggaccttatgaaccgtgtATGCCGACCCATGTTGGATAGATCGGTAATTGTATTCATAGATGACATTTTGGTTTATTCACGAAGCAGAGACGAACATGCTGTACATTTGCGTGAAGTACTTGAAACTCTCCGTAAGGAGAAGCTCTAcgcaaaattttcaaagtgtgccTTTTGGCTTAGGGAGGTACAGTTTCTGGGGCATGTGATAAATGCGGAGGGTGTTATGGTTGATCCTTCAAAGATCGATGCTGTAATGAAGTGGGTTCCTCCGAAAAATCCAacagagataagaagttttctgggtCTTGCTGGATACTACCGAAGGTTCATAcaagatttttccaagatagccttacccttaacaaaattgacaagaaagaaagagaagtttgTGTGGGAAAAAGAACAGGAGGAGGCTTTTCGAATGTTGAAAGAAAAACTATCAAGTCCTCCGATCCTAACGTTACCAGACGGAACCGAGAACCTGGTGGTCTATTCAGACGCTTCACACCAGGGATTGGGTTGTGTTCTAATGCAAAGAGGGAGagttatcgcttatgcttcgcgacaattgaagCCTCATGAGGTGAACTACCccacacacgacttggaattagcggcggtagtgtttgcattaaagatttggaggcattatctatatgggGCAAAATGCACCATTTACTCggaccacaaaagccttaaataTTTCTTTGAACAAAGAGACCTAAATATGAGGCAGCGGAGGTGGCTGGAACTTATcaaagattatgattgtgatatcctctACCATCCGGGGAAGGCAAATGTAGTAGCCGATGCATTAAGCCGTAAAGAGTATCCACCTCCCATAAGAGTGAAATCCATGAAGATGATAGTTACTCCACGACTACTCGAGGCGATACGCGAATCCCAGATAAAGTCGCTCGGAGCGGAAGACCTGAAGAGGGAACGACTAAAAGGTGTGATCGATAATCTAGAAGAAAATTCGACCGGGCTTAAGACGCGGTTCGGCCGAATTTGGATTCCGCGATTCTGCGAAGTCAAAGCTGCCTTGCTCGACGAGgcacataagtctcgatattcggTCCATCTcggggctacaaagatgtatcgggacttgaaatccaattattggtggccgggtatgaagcgTGACATAGTTAAATACGTCGCGAAATGCTTAACATGCTCCCAAGTGAAAgtagaacatcaaaagccgtatGGGAAATTACAACCTTTGGAGATaccggtatggaagtgggaggAGCTAACGATGGATTTGATAACCAAACTTCCTAAAACAAAGAAAGggcacgatacaatatgggtaatcgtagaccgacttACAAAAAGCGCTCACTTTTTACCCATCAAAGAAGCTTACTCTTCCGAGAAAATGGCAGAAATTTATATGAACGAGATCATATCCC
This genomic stretch from Helianthus annuus cultivar XRQ/B chromosome 8, HanXRQr2.0-SUNRISE, whole genome shotgun sequence harbors:
- the LOC110871340 gene encoding DNA-binding protein HEXBP-like; this encodes MDKMKFCGELVTTERMKISRFYGVLKAEVREFITPSKCETLEELIDLARDREIEIKRQEERGEKRPSEKGASFSPSKKGKFQDQGRKGKTKGGITPCKTCGKLHTGECLLGKKGCFKCGKEGHSSYQCPDNPKTCFNCFEKGHIKSECPKLQQGSKKEEKKQEGSRAKGRMFQITSEEAKSQPNVVSGVKEEGTSTKQAEGARDRGKAPL